A region of Acidobacteriota bacterium DNA encodes the following proteins:
- a CDS encoding 30S ribosomal protein S21, giving the protein MAEIRLQEGESLESALRRFKRKVQQEDIIKEIKKHSFYLKPGEKKRVKAALARKRARKKARHDHD; this is encoded by the coding sequence GTGGCCGAAATTCGACTTCAGGAGGGAGAGTCTTTGGAAAGCGCCCTCCGCCGCTTCAAGCGAAAGGTGCAGCAAGAGGACATCATCAAGGAAATCAAAAAGCATTCCTTTTATCTGAAGCCAGGAGAGAAAAAGCGAGTCAAAGCGGCCTTGGCGCGGAAAAGAGCCCGCAAAAAGGCCAGGCATGACCACGACTAA
- a CDS encoding zinc-binding protein, with protein MEYRDRVLKCIDCGAEFVFTAGEQLFFADKGFKNEPKRCKPCKSKRSQLLDGQGHRRVETSTVCSQCGKETTVPFKPTQGRPVYCRECFEQRRAAGSPA; from the coding sequence ATGGAATACCGGGATCGGGTCCTCAAGTGCATCGATTGTGGAGCGGAATTCGTTTTCACGGCAGGAGAACAACTTTTCTTCGCGGATAAGGGGTTCAAAAACGAGCCAAAACGCTGTAAGCCTTGCAAGTCCAAGAGAAGTCAGTTGCTGGACGGACAAGGCCATCGGCGTGTGGAAACCAGCACAGTCTGCTCGCAGTGCGGTAAGGAAACAACGGTGCCTTTCAAGCCGACTCAGGGGCGTCCCGTCTATTGCAGGGAATGCTTCGAGCAGCGTCGCGCCGCAGGGTCACCGGCTTGA
- the mtaB gene encoding tRNA (N(6)-L-threonylcarbamoyladenosine(37)-C(2))-methylthiotransferase MtaB, with product MFMSTFHLINFGCRASHADGAAIKKQLMTKGFSEAAPEASEIAVLNTCTVTTTADAEVRQVIRRIHRSNPGCRILVTGCYAQRAADEIAELPGVTWVIGNSHKHVLAQILTGDASAWDAAENLISPETQETLVRMPSTDCGHQTPQPLVLVGEIGDTFHFAPVFADDRTRPTLKIQDGCNARCAFCIIPQVRGTSRSMEPGKVVEQVRELERSGYKEIVLSGINLGSYGRDLGRRINFVGLVERILRETGIPRLRISSVEPMDVNRELIELVATEPRMAHHFHVPLQSGSNRILRLMSRRYWTTQYAERILAIRERMPNCGIGADVMAGFPGETETDHAESCRFIVSLPFTYLHIFPYSARPGTPSAERPGQVDGRRIHDRVLNLKRLIADRRARFLDAQIGQKLSSVALHKAKDGAPTVLSSNFLQISLPGSNVVPNTLLDVVASRVFNGGLVGRPA from the coding sequence ATGTTCATGAGCACGTTCCACCTCATCAATTTCGGGTGCAGGGCGAGCCACGCGGACGGGGCCGCTATCAAGAAGCAATTGATGACGAAAGGATTCAGCGAGGCTGCGCCGGAAGCGAGCGAGATTGCGGTCTTGAATACCTGCACCGTCACCACCACCGCTGACGCCGAAGTGCGCCAGGTTATACGGCGCATCCACCGGTCTAACCCTGGTTGCCGAATTCTCGTGACCGGATGCTACGCGCAGCGCGCTGCAGATGAAATTGCGGAACTGCCGGGCGTCACCTGGGTGATTGGCAACTCTCACAAGCACGTTCTGGCGCAGATATTGACCGGCGATGCCAGCGCCTGGGATGCGGCGGAGAATCTGATTTCTCCCGAAACTCAGGAAACACTCGTCAGGATGCCGTCTACCGATTGTGGACACCAGACCCCGCAGCCTTTGGTTCTGGTGGGTGAAATCGGCGATACCTTCCACTTTGCTCCAGTGTTTGCCGACGACCGTACACGACCGACGCTCAAGATCCAGGACGGCTGCAACGCGCGCTGCGCATTTTGCATCATCCCGCAGGTTCGCGGGACGAGCCGCAGCATGGAACCCGGCAAAGTCGTCGAGCAGGTCCGCGAGCTGGAACGAAGCGGCTACAAGGAAATTGTCCTCTCAGGAATCAACCTGGGCAGTTACGGGCGCGACCTGGGCCGGCGCATCAATTTTGTGGGTCTCGTGGAACGGATCTTACGCGAAACAGGAATACCGCGGTTGCGGATCAGTTCCGTTGAGCCGATGGATGTAAATAGAGAACTGATCGAGTTGGTGGCAACGGAGCCGCGCATGGCCCACCACTTCCACGTCCCGCTGCAAAGCGGCAGCAACAGAATTCTACGGCTGATGAGCCGGCGCTACTGGACCACCCAGTACGCCGAGCGCATCCTGGCGATTCGCGAGCGGATGCCCAATTGCGGAATCGGCGCAGACGTCATGGCGGGTTTTCCAGGCGAGACGGAAACTGATCATGCCGAGAGCTGCCGGTTCATCGTGTCACTGCCCTTCACCTATCTCCACATCTTCCCATACTCGGCCAGACCGGGAACCCCATCGGCGGAGCGTCCTGGACAGGTTGACGGGCGGCGCATCCACGATCGCGTCCTCAACCTGAAACGACTGATCGCGGACAGGCGGGCCCGGTTCCTGGACGCCCAGATTGGGCAGAAATTAAGCTCAGTGGCGCTGCACAAAGCGAAGGACGGAGCTCCGACAGTGCTCTCCAGTAACTTCCTGCAAATCTCACTTCCCGGTTCGAATGTCGTTCCCAATACGCTTCTCGACGTCGTGGCAAGCAGGGTCTTCAATGGTGGCCTGGTGGGTCGCCCAGCCTGA
- a CDS encoding mechanosensitive ion channel gives MIQVWMKKIKRGCFLLAFIILVMPGCGSALPQNSPPPASPQAISASQVVQFLNQTIRWYRQLSAEQRIASDPDDQMVVYNNRQVADQIVRLAFDFARAESDILARQTASTPAQNTGGAPEQYQALRAMQGELNKTVQDTQAELDSNRQKLATATGRRRQELASQVSELQAELDLATVRRESVHSMVEFVSGTSSSGFGATGLRAQVEALAASIPAAALNPSSGRQAPGSPQGPVTTAGANNAYGGPDISGIWDIMDDIFTQSSHIRTIDSLIETTGALSNIGKDIRAPLTTRLRELFRNSDELAAQADTASPAQLAQEKKQLDDLAAEFKQLTSASMPLSKQSVLLGIYRRSLTNWRDATDGRYRADWRNLGVRVGFLALILAIVFASAEVWRRAVYRYIQEPRQRHQFLLLRRFVLWLVIALIIAFTLAGRLTSIVTFAGLLTAGVAVALQSVILSVVGYFFLIGKFGIRVGDRVQIGSVTGEVIEIGLVRIHLMELGSGGFGTPTGRVVAFSNSIVFQPSSGLFKQISGTNFNWHEVRLSVPRTADFVLIKEKLLEAVAGVLANYSKELELQYREMKRTVHSIAADGLNPRIQLHILSTSVEAVIRFPVSLRNESEIDERVSQALLKAVESNPTLRMPGAEPPAIQLRSDLSLGDAAG, from the coding sequence ATGATTCAAGTGTGGATGAAAAAGATCAAACGAGGCTGTTTTCTGCTCGCCTTCATAATCCTAGTGATGCCAGGGTGTGGTTCTGCCCTCCCTCAAAACTCCCCGCCTCCCGCTTCACCGCAGGCCATTTCTGCTTCTCAGGTGGTTCAGTTCCTGAATCAAACCATCAGGTGGTATCGGCAGTTGTCCGCCGAACAGCGGATCGCTTCTGACCCCGATGACCAGATGGTGGTTTACAACAATCGCCAGGTGGCTGATCAGATTGTTCGGCTCGCCTTTGATTTCGCGCGTGCGGAATCAGACATCCTGGCAAGACAGACGGCGTCCACTCCGGCGCAGAACACGGGCGGGGCCCCAGAGCAGTATCAGGCCCTTCGCGCCATGCAGGGAGAACTCAACAAAACGGTACAGGACACTCAGGCTGAACTGGACTCGAACCGACAGAAGCTTGCAACGGCTACGGGCCGCAGACGCCAGGAGTTGGCGTCTCAGGTATCGGAATTGCAGGCCGAATTGGACCTTGCCACAGTGCGCCGTGAGTCCGTTCACAGCATGGTTGAGTTCGTCAGTGGCACAAGCAGCAGCGGCTTCGGTGCAACGGGACTTCGGGCACAAGTCGAAGCCCTGGCTGCTTCGATTCCTGCGGCAGCTTTAAATCCCTCATCCGGGCGCCAAGCCCCTGGTTCCCCTCAGGGCCCCGTTACCACCGCAGGCGCAAACAACGCTTATGGCGGGCCGGATATTTCGGGCATATGGGACATCATGGACGACATCTTTACCCAGTCCTCGCATATTCGCACCATAGACTCGCTCATCGAAACGACTGGCGCGCTATCAAATATCGGAAAGGATATACGCGCTCCGCTGACTACACGGCTCAGAGAATTATTCCGGAACAGTGATGAGCTTGCCGCCCAGGCGGATACCGCAAGCCCGGCACAGCTCGCCCAGGAGAAAAAGCAGCTGGATGACCTTGCCGCTGAGTTTAAGCAACTCACGTCGGCCAGCATGCCTTTGAGCAAGCAGTCAGTGTTGCTCGGCATCTACCGGCGCAGCCTCACAAACTGGCGCGATGCAACGGATGGACGCTACAGGGCCGATTGGAGGAACCTGGGTGTCCGTGTGGGCTTCCTCGCACTGATCCTTGCCATCGTCTTTGCTTCCGCGGAAGTGTGGCGGCGTGCTGTTTACCGCTATATCCAGGAGCCACGCCAGAGACATCAATTCCTGCTCCTCAGACGATTCGTCCTCTGGCTTGTGATCGCACTGATCATCGCCTTTACACTTGCCGGCCGGCTCACTTCCATTGTGACGTTTGCCGGCCTACTCACGGCCGGTGTGGCCGTGGCCCTGCAGAGCGTCATTCTCTCGGTTGTGGGCTATTTCTTCCTTATCGGGAAATTTGGTATTCGGGTCGGCGACCGCGTTCAGATCGGCAGCGTCACCGGCGAGGTTATCGAAATCGGGCTCGTCCGGATTCACCTGATGGAATTAGGAAGTGGAGGGTTCGGTACTCCCACAGGCCGGGTGGTTGCGTTCTCAAACTCTATCGTGTTTCAACCGTCCTCCGGCCTTTTTAAACAGATATCCGGTACAAATTTTAACTGGCATGAGGTGAGGCTCTCAGTACCGCGAACTGCTGACTTTGTGTTGATCAAAGAGAAACTGCTGGAAGCAGTCGCGGGCGTATTGGCCAACTACTCCAAGGAGCTGGAACTCCAGTACCGTGAAATGAAAAGAACGGTCCACTCGATCGCCGCCGACGGTTTAAATCCAAGAATTCAGTTGCATATCCTGTCCACTTCCGTTGAAGCCGTCATACGCTTCCCGGTGAGCCTCCGAAACGAGTCTGAGATTGACGAACGAGTCTCGCAAGCTTTGCTGAAGGCGGTGGAGAGTAACCCAACACTGAGAATGCCCGGCGCGGAGCCTCCTGCAATCCAACTTCGGTCCGATCTCTCGCTAGGCGACGCGGCGGGTTAG
- a CDS encoding sugar phosphate isomerase/epimerase, with translation MKVGLFTVLFSNLNLQEVIDKIKPLGISTIELGTGNYPGDAHLKLDLLNAPAKLKEFKQKLDDQGITISALSCHGNPLHPVRKIADSAAEVSRKTTLLAEKLGVSRVIDFSGCPGDSDNSKNPNWVTCAWPPDYLDILKWQWDKKVIPYWKKRAKFAADHGIRIAIEMHPGFVAYSPESMLRLRAEAGQAIGCNFDPSHMFWQGIDPCAAIRKLGDAVFHVHAKDTRLYEVNYKVNGVLDTKSYTDEKNRSWLFRTVGYGHGRDFWGDFVSTLQMIGYNDVLSIEHEDSLMSVEEGLTKAAAFLNEIVIKEKLTGMWWA, from the coding sequence ATGAAAGTCGGTTTATTCACCGTCCTGTTTTCAAACCTCAACTTGCAGGAAGTTATCGATAAGATCAAGCCGCTGGGAATCAGCACCATCGAGCTTGGGACCGGGAACTACCCCGGCGATGCGCACCTTAAGCTCGACTTGCTGAACGCGCCCGCAAAACTTAAGGAATTTAAGCAGAAACTCGATGACCAGGGCATCACCATCAGCGCCCTGAGCTGCCACGGCAACCCGCTGCATCCGGTCAGGAAAATCGCCGACTCTGCTGCGGAGGTCAGCCGAAAAACAACTCTGCTGGCTGAAAAGCTTGGCGTGAGCCGCGTCATCGACTTTTCAGGCTGTCCGGGAGATTCCGACAACTCGAAAAATCCCAACTGGGTCACCTGCGCATGGCCACCCGATTACCTGGATATCCTGAAGTGGCAGTGGGATAAGAAGGTAATACCTTACTGGAAGAAGCGGGCCAAGTTTGCCGCGGACCACGGCATTCGGATCGCAATTGAGATGCACCCCGGCTTCGTAGCCTATTCACCTGAATCTATGCTTCGCCTGCGCGCGGAAGCAGGACAAGCTATAGGCTGCAACTTCGACCCCAGCCACATGTTCTGGCAGGGAATTGATCCCTGCGCCGCCATACGGAAGCTCGGCGACGCCGTTTTCCATGTTCATGCCAAAGATACCCGTCTGTACGAGGTTAACTACAAGGTGAACGGAGTGCTCGACACCAAGTCTTATACGGACGAGAAAAACCGCTCATGGCTTTTCCGTACCGTTGGCTATGGCCACGGACGCGATTTCTGGGGTGATTTCGTTTCCACGCTTCAGATGATCGGCTACAACGACGTCCTTTCCATCGAGCATGAAGACAGTCTGATGTCAGTGGAAGAAGGCCTCACTAAAGCCGCCGCCTTCCTGAACGAAATCGTCATCAAGGAAAAGCTCACAGGGATGTGGTGGGCATGA
- a CDS encoding Gfo/Idh/MocA family oxidoreductase, whose protein sequence is MMTDINIALIGYKFMGKAHSNAYRQVGHFFPGKLTPRLKVICGRDREGLEAAARQFGWEEVETDWRRVVARKDIDVVDISSPGYLHAQMTIAAARAGKHIICEKPLANTVAEAKKMLQAVERAGVKHMIMHNYRKIPAVCLAKKMIEDGRIGDIYHYHGAYLQDWIMDPNFPLVWRLEKKFAGSGALGDIGSHAIDFARFLNGEFASVTAQMTTFIKERPLAGGGATTWGAKGGKGKGKVTVDDDTNFLARFRNQSVGVFESSRFCGGRRNYNTFQLYGSKGSLAFNLERMNELEFYNCGDKPGDQGFKNINVTEAVHPYVGAWWPSGHIIGYEHTFVHAIHDFLVALEKDRMPSPNFADGVKNQIVMEAIEHSAKSGKWEKVPA, encoded by the coding sequence ATTATGACCGACATCAATATCGCTCTTATCGGATACAAGTTCATGGGCAAGGCGCATTCCAATGCCTACCGGCAAGTAGGCCACTTTTTCCCCGGCAAGCTCACGCCGCGGCTGAAGGTGATTTGCGGGCGCGATCGTGAGGGGCTTGAAGCGGCAGCGCGCCAGTTTGGGTGGGAAGAGGTTGAAACCGACTGGCGCCGCGTGGTCGCCCGGAAGGACATTGACGTTGTTGATATTTCAAGCCCCGGCTACTTGCACGCCCAAATGACTATTGCAGCCGCCAGGGCAGGCAAGCACATCATTTGCGAAAAACCCCTTGCCAACACGGTGGCCGAAGCAAAAAAAATGCTTCAGGCCGTGGAGCGCGCGGGCGTAAAGCACATGATCATGCACAACTACCGCAAGATTCCGGCCGTCTGTCTCGCCAAAAAGATGATTGAAGATGGCCGCATCGGCGACATCTACCACTACCACGGTGCCTACCTCCAGGACTGGATCATGGACCCCAATTTCCCGCTGGTCTGGCGGTTGGAGAAAAAGTTCGCAGGCAGCGGCGCGTTGGGCGATATCGGCTCGCACGCCATTGACTTCGCGCGCTTCCTCAACGGCGAGTTCGCTTCCGTGACGGCCCAGATGACGACCTTTATCAAAGAGCGGCCGCTCGCAGGCGGTGGCGCAACCACCTGGGGCGCAAAGGGCGGCAAGGGAAAAGGCAAGGTCACCGTAGACGACGACACCAACTTCCTGGCACGCTTCCGCAACCAGAGCGTGGGCGTCTTTGAGTCGTCCCGGTTCTGCGGCGGCCGGCGAAATTACAACACCTTCCAGCTTTACGGCAGCAAGGGCAGCCTGGCCTTCAACCTGGAACGTATGAACGAACTTGAATTCTATAACTGCGGCGACAAGCCCGGCGACCAGGGCTTTAAAAACATCAACGTCACAGAAGCCGTGCATCCCTACGTGGGAGCCTGGTGGCCATCCGGACACATCATTGGCTATGAGCATACCTTCGTTCACGCAATCCACGACTTCCTGGTTGCGCTGGAGAAGGACAGGATGCCGTCTCCCAACTTTGCCGACGGTGTGAAAAATCAGATCGTGATGGAAGCCATCGAACACTCGGCCAAGTCGGGAAAATGGGAGAAGGTCCCCGCCTAA
- the xylB gene encoding xylulokinase: MSYLMGIDIGTTGTRAVIVRPEGTVVGAATGDHQPMRMEKPGWAEQDPEDWWQATTVAVQGALIEAGIKGSDIKAVGLSGQMHGVVLLDRANAVLRPSLIWCDQRSQPQCDWITAQVGSERLIQLVSNPALTGFSAPKLLWIRDHEPATFERAAHFLLPKDFVRYRLTGEFATDVSDASGTLLFDVSNRRWSQEMLAALGIDPELLPQAYESPKITGTVTREAALLTGLVAGTPVVGGAGDQAASAVGNGIVLPGLTSSTLGSSGVMFAYTGAPKLDPGGRIHTFCHAVPGKWHVMGVTQGAGLSLRWFRDHFGTVESWYAGETGSDVYELLIKEAEHVPPGSGGVLFLPYLMGERTPHLDPEARGMWFGLTAAHTRGHLIRAILEGVAFSLRDSLEIFNELEIPVEQIRASGGGSRSFTWRQIQADVYGKELVTLKTSEGSAFGAALLAGTGAKVYSSVEESAREAIQVSECLYPRSANNAIYDRQYDIYRNLYPAVRELAHRISALSAESAPGN, translated from the coding sequence ATGTCCTATTTAATGGGAATCGACATCGGTACGACGGGCACACGGGCGGTTATTGTACGGCCCGAGGGCACCGTTGTGGGCGCTGCCACTGGCGATCATCAGCCGATGCGCATGGAAAAGCCCGGATGGGCTGAGCAGGATCCCGAAGACTGGTGGCAAGCAACTACCGTTGCGGTCCAGGGCGCGCTGATTGAAGCAGGGATCAAGGGATCAGACATCAAGGCAGTCGGGCTTTCAGGGCAGATGCACGGCGTGGTGCTGCTCGACCGCGCAAATGCTGTGCTGCGGCCGTCGCTGATCTGGTGCGACCAGCGCAGCCAGCCGCAATGCGACTGGATCACGGCCCAGGTCGGCTCTGAGCGGCTGATCCAGCTGGTTTCAAATCCCGCCCTCACCGGCTTTTCAGCGCCCAAGCTGCTCTGGATTCGCGACCACGAGCCTGCCACATTTGAGCGGGCTGCGCATTTCCTGCTGCCCAAGGATTTTGTCCGTTATCGCCTGACCGGCGAATTTGCCACGGACGTTTCTGATGCTTCCGGGACGCTGTTGTTTGATGTCTCCAACCGCCGCTGGTCGCAGGAGATGCTTGCGGCGCTCGGAATTGATCCGGAGCTCCTGCCGCAGGCCTACGAGTCACCCAAGATTACCGGCACCGTCACGCGTGAAGCTGCGCTTCTTACCGGGCTCGTTGCCGGCACGCCGGTGGTGGGCGGCGCCGGGGACCAGGCCGCGAGCGCAGTCGGCAACGGCATTGTGTTGCCCGGCCTCACGTCGAGCACGCTGGGAAGTTCGGGTGTGATGTTCGCCTACACCGGTGCTCCCAAGCTTGACCCTGGCGGCCGAATCCACACTTTCTGCCACGCTGTTCCCGGCAAGTGGCACGTGATGGGAGTAACCCAGGGCGCCGGCCTTTCGCTCCGCTGGTTTCGCGACCATTTCGGTACGGTGGAAAGCTGGTACGCAGGCGAGACAGGTTCCGATGTTTATGAACTGCTCATCAAGGAAGCCGAGCACGTTCCTCCCGGGTCGGGCGGCGTCTTGTTTCTGCCTTACCTGATGGGAGAGCGCACGCCGCATCTTGATCCCGAAGCTCGAGGAATGTGGTTCGGCTTGACGGCAGCCCACACGCGCGGCCACCTGATCCGCGCAATTCTTGAAGGTGTCGCTTTCAGCCTGCGCGACTCACTCGAGATCTTCAATGAGCTTGAAATTCCAGTGGAACAGATCCGGGCTTCAGGCGGCGGATCGCGCAGCTTTACCTGGCGGCAGATCCAGGCGGATGTTTACGGCAAAGAACTGGTGACGCTGAAGACATCGGAGGGCTCTGCGTTCGGAGCCGCGCTGCTGGCGGGCACCGGCGCAAAGGTCTATTCCTCGGTGGAGGAATCGGCGCGCGAGGCTATCCAGGTAAGTGAATGTCTCTATCCGCGGTCCGCAAATAACGCCATTTACGATCGCCAGTATGACATTTACCGGAATCTTTACCCTGCCGTGCGCGAACTGGCGCACCGGATTTCGGCACTTTCCGCTGAATCTGCTCCGGGGAATTAG
- a CDS encoding DUF4380 domain-containing protein — protein MKRLRLTIIILASLILVSSLRLVSPARRSQPFRAIRAILQPFSARSIMASTAPSFKARLESTEFHGWKAYRLTNGIVTLYVTPEIGGRAIQLELGDQSYFFVNKLFEGKVLPESQNNLKAGWANYGGDKVWPAPEGWMDDDEWPSIPYYILDGSPFKSEVVKNAPDEVALRVTSPPDPRTGVQFIRTYHVYAGTTRVQVDQVMRNISLRQIRWGIWHLIQNDASDANDPSRPNPELYVYVPLNPRSMFPGGYYHPYGDARNPSYQTIDGGHMLRIHYEYRVGKVAADSDAGWYAVVNGQKDACLVETFKHFPGHEYPDNASVESWNDGPGQISRGPFFQTLPDDPKQTPYFLETEVISPFATLDPGQEYEFTVHWAPTRLPNPVVNTVWVGAISKQLSGEVTGNQVTLKGVFGVFVPGTAEAVFYSAMGEELSHQELQAVDPREVVRLDKTVPLPDDAFRVSVRVVDAEGQNLGFLGNVILRKGN, from the coding sequence ATGAAACGCCTACGACTAACAATAATCATTTTGGCCTCCCTGATCCTGGTTTCATCACTCCGTCTGGTTTCTCCTGCCAGGCGATCGCAACCATTCCGGGCGATTCGTGCAATCCTACAGCCCTTTTCCGCGAGGTCTATCATGGCATCTACAGCTCCCTCGTTTAAGGCAAGACTCGAATCCACCGAGTTCCACGGTTGGAAAGCCTACCGCCTGACCAACGGCATCGTTACACTCTACGTGACACCGGAAATCGGGGGCCGTGCCATCCAGTTGGAACTGGGTGATCAGAGCTACTTTTTCGTGAACAAGCTGTTTGAGGGGAAGGTCCTACCGGAAAGCCAGAACAATCTGAAAGCCGGCTGGGCCAACTATGGCGGCGACAAGGTGTGGCCGGCTCCGGAAGGCTGGATGGATGACGATGAATGGCCCAGTATTCCCTATTACATTCTTGACGGTAGCCCTTTCAAATCCGAAGTGGTAAAGAACGCGCCAGATGAAGTGGCCCTCCGCGTGACCAGCCCACCCGATCCTCGGACGGGCGTCCAATTCATCCGCACGTATCACGTCTATGCAGGGACCACACGTGTTCAGGTGGACCAGGTAATGCGCAATATCAGCCTGCGGCAAATTCGCTGGGGCATCTGGCACCTGATCCAGAACGATGCCTCAGACGCAAACGACCCGTCAAGGCCCAATCCGGAGCTTTACGTTTACGTCCCGTTGAACCCACGCAGCATGTTCCCCGGGGGCTATTACCATCCTTACGGCGACGCGCGCAATCCGAGCTATCAGACAATTGATGGAGGCCACATGTTGCGCATTCATTATGAATACCGCGTGGGCAAAGTGGCGGCGGATTCCGATGCCGGCTGGTACGCGGTGGTGAACGGCCAGAAGGATGCCTGCCTGGTGGAAACGTTCAAGCACTTTCCCGGGCATGAGTACCCGGACAATGCCTCCGTCGAATCGTGGAATGATGGCCCCGGGCAAATCTCTCGCGGCCCGTTTTTCCAGACCCTCCCGGACGACCCCAAACAGACCCCCTATTTTCTTGAGACAGAGGTGATCAGCCCTTTTGCCACGCTCGATCCCGGCCAGGAATACGAGTTCACAGTCCATTGGGCGCCGACGCGGCTGCCGAATCCGGTGGTGAACACCGTCTGGGTGGGCGCCATCAGCAAGCAGCTCTCTGGCGAAGTCACGGGCAATCAGGTGACTCTCAAAGGAGTGTTCGGGGTGTTTGTTCCCGGGACCGCAGAAGCAGTTTTTTACAGCGCTATGGGTGAGGAACTAAGCCATCAAGAACTGCAGGCCGTCGATCCTCGCGAGGTCGTTCGGCTGGACAAGACAGTACCGCTTCCTGACGATGCATTCCGGGTCAGCGTTCGTGTCGTCGATGCTGAAGGCCAGAACCTCGGCTTTCTCGGGAACGTCATCTTAAGAAAAGGTAACTGA
- the rbsK gene encoding ribokinase: MSKETHGSDSQVEGTNCAPEQVEANLKPVEDVRVVVVGSSNFDVVVNADRPPREGENILATNLKFFPGGKGANQAVAVKRLGAQVTFIGAVGKDIIGDFLVGHLEASEINTHWVRREAEHSSGCAFISIYPSGNNSIVVDPGANRTLTAEDIDRAQQAIAEADAVLTVLEIPMETVEAVLRAGRKAGKLTVLDAGPPRQCSTEILKLADIVSPNETELEALSKEAVSGRESIEKAARKLLGLGAETVVVKMGSDGSMLITAGGATHFPASKIKALDPTAAGDAFTAALTVRLAMGEKIENAMRYANLAGALAVTRLGALPSLPTREEVEAFATGAGSAQGQA; this comes from the coding sequence ATGTCGAAGGAAACTCACGGCTCAGATTCTCAGGTCGAAGGAACAAATTGTGCGCCGGAGCAAGTGGAGGCCAATTTGAAACCGGTTGAGGATGTGCGGGTGGTGGTAGTGGGCAGCAGCAATTTTGACGTGGTGGTCAATGCCGACCGGCCTCCGCGCGAGGGAGAAAATATTCTAGCGACGAACCTGAAATTTTTTCCGGGCGGCAAGGGCGCCAACCAGGCGGTCGCTGTCAAGCGCCTGGGAGCTCAGGTAACGTTTATCGGCGCAGTGGGCAAGGACATCATTGGCGATTTTCTGGTCGGCCATCTCGAGGCCAGCGAAATCAATACCCACTGGGTGCGCCGCGAAGCGGAGCACTCATCAGGATGCGCCTTCATCAGCATCTACCCCAGTGGAAACAACTCAATTGTGGTTGACCCCGGAGCCAACCGCACGCTTACCGCTGAAGATATCGACCGAGCGCAGCAGGCCATTGCCGAAGCTGATGCCGTCCTCACGGTGCTGGAAATTCCCATGGAGACGGTGGAAGCGGTGTTGCGGGCGGGACGCAAAGCCGGCAAGCTGACAGTACTGGATGCGGGTCCTCCGCGCCAGTGTTCGACGGAAATTCTGAAGCTTGCCGACATCGTTTCACCCAACGAGACGGAACTTGAAGCCCTGAGCAAGGAGGCTGTCAGTGGACGCGAATCCATTGAAAAAGCAGCGCGAAAACTTCTTGGCCTGGGAGCGGAGACGGTTGTGGTGAAGATGGGCAGTGACGGCTCCATGTTGATCACTGCCGGCGGGGCAACTCACTTTCCAGCATCAAAGATCAAAGCACTGGATCCGACCGCAGCGGGCGATGCGTTTACGGCGGCCCTGACTGTGCGGCTTGCCATGGGTGAGAAGATCGAGAATGCGATGCGATACGCAAACCTGGCAGGAGCGTTGGCTGTCACGAGACTAGGCGCCCTGCCTTCATTGCCGACGCGCGAAGAAGTGGAAGCCTTTGCCACGGGAGCAGGTTCGGCGCAGGGCCAAGCTTAA
- a CDS encoding ACT domain-containing protein translates to MMSKAKQISVWVDNSPGQIARVAHALAKARISITAFVSYGDGNEIPVRLLVNTPARARNVLRDLDLRVSEEEVLRLTLPDKPGTLAKIAERLANAHININYSYTTVTKGTKQSDLVLAVSDVAGAAKVLKGL, encoded by the coding sequence ATGATGAGCAAGGCAAAGCAAATCTCAGTCTGGGTCGACAATTCCCCCGGACAAATCGCTCGCGTGGCCCACGCTCTGGCCAAGGCCAGAATCAGCATCACCGCGTTTGTATCCTACGGTGATGGCAACGAAATCCCTGTCCGACTGCTCGTCAACACCCCTGCCAGGGCCAGGAATGTTCTTCGCGACCTCGACTTGCGCGTGTCGGAAGAAGAAGTCCTAAGGCTTACGTTGCCCGACAAGCCCGGCACCCTGGCGAAAATTGCAGAGCGTCTTGCCAACGCACACATTAATATCAACTACAGCTACACGACGGTCACGAAAGGGACCAAACAGTCTGACCTGGTGCTCGCAGTTTCTGACGTCGCCGGCGCTGCCAAGGTCCTGAAAGGTTTGTAG